AAAGGCTTGGCGGCGCGTGGCGTCGATACCGTGACATTTAATTTTCTCTACACCGAGATGGGACGCAAAGCGCCCGATAGACCCGATAAACTCGAAGCCTGTTACCGAGCCGTCATTGATGCGGTGTTGAAAAAATCAACCGGCAACCGCTTATTCATCGGCGGCAAATCAATGGGTGGGCGCATCGCTTCGCAGGTCGCGGCGCAATCGATTGAACCGGTGAGCGGTCTCATCTTTCTCGGCTACCCCTTACATCCGCCCGGTAAACCTGAACAGTTGCGCGCGGCGCATCTTCCCAACATCGGCAAACCTCTGCTGTTTGTGCAGGGCGAACGCGATGCCTTTGGCACACCCGCAGAACTCGCGCCGGTACTGAAAAAACTGAAACCGGCGGCAACCGTTTTTCCTATCCCGAAAGGCGACCATTCCTTTGGCGTTCCGAAAAAAAATCCGATTCCGCAGGCGGAAATTTATTCAATGGCAATGGATGAAATTGTCGGTTGGTTAATCAGCGTGTGAGTTATCTGTAAATTTCGTTGAAGAGTTTTTCGGCAAGCGGGGAATTGAGATTTTGCAGCATTTTATATTCATTCAAAGCTGCCGCGTGGTCGCCCACCAGTAAATGAATCTGTCCGAGTTTATAGTGCGCATCGCGAAATTCCGGGTTGATGCGAATCGCCTGCTTGCAGGATTCAATGGCATCTTTATAACGTCTGAGCTTTCGGTAAGTGACGCCCAGTTGCAAATACGCATCGGCAAAATCAGGGTCAATGCGAATGGCTTCTTTATACGAACGCACTGCGTCTTCGTGAAAGAGCAAATTGGTATAAGCAATCGCCAGATTGTAATGCGCGTCGGTGAAATTGGCATTGGCGCGAATCGCCTGCCTGTATAGCGTGATGGCTTCTTCAAAATGTCCCTGCCGATGATAAATCACCCCCAGGTTGTAATATGCCTCCGAATAATCGGGATTGCGTTCAATCGCGTCTTCATAGGCTTCGATGGCTTTTTCGGTCTCCTGCATTTTGCTGTAGATGATGCCCATTTTGTAATAGGCTTCGGCAAAATCGGGATGAATGTTGACGGCTTCCTGAAATGACTGCAAAGCATTTTCAAGGCGTTCGAGCCGGTAATAAAGTGTGCCGATTTGAAATTGAATTTGCGGCGAAGGAATGCCATAAACCTGGGACTTTTCATAAGCCGCGATGGCTTCTTCGGCGTGTTCAAGATGTTCGTAAGCGACGCCCATATCGTGGTACAAACGCCCGTCACCGTTTTGAATCGCCACTGCCCGTTTATATGCGCCGATGGCTTCTTGATAACGCCCGGTTTGCAGGTAGATTTCTCCAAGCCCTTTATGCGAAGCGTGGTCGTCAGGTCTCAAGGACAAAACTTTTCGGTAAGCTTCGATAGCCTGTTGATAATTGTTGATGGAGGTATACAGTTTGCCGAGTTTTTGAAAAGCATAGGGGTCATCGGGCGCAAGTTTTGCAGCCTGTGTGAACTGTTGAATCGCGCCTTCATATTCGTCTTTTTCAAATAGGCGGTCGCCAAGCTCGATTGCTTCCTGCAAGAGCTTCTTTTCTTTACGACCTTTGATGAAGCCGAAAATTTCCATATGCAATAAAAATTCTGGCTGAAACCTCTTACTGTGTTGTTGATTGATCTCGGTGAGGGCGAGCAACCTACATTGCCAATACATCCGGGGATAATACGATTGCTTCCGAGTTTAATTTATTCCGTAACGCGGGCAATGTCGAGAGTAATTAACGAAAAAATGTAAGGGGCTTGCGAGGTCGTAGGTTAGCGAAAATCACCCGGATTTTTTCTATTTTTCCGCTAGAAACGGTTTGATGTGTGGATAGGCTTCATCAACCGCCGAGGACAATTGCCCGATCATATATTTAAATTCCGGCAAATCAACAAGACGGTCATGCGCTTCGATGCGCGCGTAAAGCGATTTATCCGAAAGCGCGAATTTTACCGTATCCATCTGATCGTTCAGTTCCAATAATCTGGTGGTGAGTTCCTGAGAGAGACTTAATTCCTGACGACTCGCCAAGTCAACGAACATAAACAGCGATTCGCCGATGGAACTGATATTGACGGTGAAAGTTTTCAGGTTTTGCCCTTCAAATTGAATCTGCCAGATGCCTTCCTGAAGTTTGGCGTATTTGTACCCGGATTTATTGAGCAAATCGACAATTTTTGCGATGCCCGTAAGCGCAGGCGGCGCGGCGGGCTTGCGGTTTTGTTGCGCAAAAGTTGAAAAAGTGAGTGCCAGGCTGAATACAATAATCAAAAAACCTTGAAGAAACTGTTTCATCCTTATGTCCTTTTATTCGCAAAGCCTTTGCGAACATTCCAATTTCAATATTCTGCAAACCCTATTGAAAAATCGCGCCCATATTTTGACCGGCATAACCGGTCATTTCCAAATACCCGCGCCCGCCGACGACCTGCGCCCGGCTCGTGCCTTCAATACTGACGCTGCCTTCCCAATAAGTGACACCGGTGCTTTCGGTGGTTTGCAGTTCCTGATTACCAAAAGCCGCCCGCACAGTCAATCGTAATTCCAGTTTAGGAATTTCTATGAGCCATTCTGTCGGGTAGGTTGCCTGACTTACCTGCGACGACCAATTTGTGCCCGTCGGTTTCAAGGTGAATTCGCCAAAGGCAATGCGGGTCGCGCGCCCGTCTGCGTCAATCAACGTGCCGCTTGAATGTTGGTCAATCGAGCCGTCTTTACGGCGGATTTGAAAAAGCATCAGTTCGCGCCGGTCATCAAGTTGAATCGAAAACCAATCCCAACCGATTTGATTTTCTTCCAGAAAACTGGTGCCGAATTCGTGATCCATCCAACTGAGACCGGTGAGGTCAAAAGTTTCACCGTCAACCGTAATCGTCCCCGTGGTGCGCATTCGCGTAAGCGATACATAGTGCGAAGCGTTGCCAACTTGCGCGCCTTTTTGACTGATAGCATTTTCGCCGTGGATGATTTCGGTTTTTTCAGGCGTAAGTTGCAACGCGAGTTTGTAATTTTCACGTTCAGCATCGAGCACATGGGTATTGCCATCAAGTCGCGCCTGCCAGTCTTCATTCCATACGCGATAGCTGTTTGTGTCTGCGCCAGCCCAGCCGACGCCTGCGCGATTCAACCGCTCGAATGAATAGAACTTTTGATTCTCAATATCTGAAATACAGAAATGCGTCATGTACAAATCGCGCACTGCCCAACGCGAAGGATTTGCGGTTTGCATAACGACGCCGCTTCTAAAAAAGGTGAGTTGATAACCGAAACGTCTGCCGGTTTTTGATTCGAGGTTACCTGTGTAATACCACCACTCGATTTTGTAATCCGAGTGTGAAGCGTGGTCACGCGGAAATGAATAATTGTAATTGCTGCTCGCTTCGCGCCAGCCATCAGCATTGAAACTGGCGCGCTCTGAGGTGGGTAATTTGTCAGCCCTGTCGGTGCTGGCAGCCGGATAGTTTGTCAGTACCGCCTGCGGTAGCGGGCGGGTAAATTTCGCCAGTCTACTACTGCCGATTTGCGCGACTGCAAACCCCGCAACGCACAAAACCGGAACGCCTAAAATTGTTAAAAGCTTTTTCATCATTCGTAATTCAATACCTCGACCCGCGAGGCGCGCGCCGCCGGATAAAGACCGGCGATTGCCGTGACCAGTAAAATCGCGACAGCCGATTGCAACAAAAACAGTAATGGAAAACTGAATTGAATCGTCCAGCCGAACGATTGCACATTGATGACGTAAATCAACACCAGCGACATTAATGTGCCAATGATTGCGCCGATAGCTTCGCTTACGACTCCTATCAACAACGCTTCGATGACAATCATGCGGCGAATTTGCGAACGCGATGAACCTAAGAAAGTGAGCATCGCAAGCTCTGCCCGGCGCTCCAAAATCAAGGTTATCAACGTTGAAATTACGCCAAGCCCGGCAACCACAATGGCAATTAATTCCAGCGCATAAGTGATTGCAAAGGTGCTGTTGAAAATTCGCATGACTTCGTTGCGAATCGTTGCATTCGTGGTGATGATGAGTTGAAATCGCAATCCAACGGTTTGCGCCAGACGGTCGCGCGCGGCTTCCGTGTCTTCACCGGGTTTTAAATAAATCGACAGACTCACCGGACGAACCGGCGTGAAATATTTATCGTGGGTTTGTTTGTCCATCGCGATGGTTCCGCGATTGCTCGAATAGTCGAAATAGATGCCGATGATTTTAAATTGTTGTGTTCCCTGGTTGGTTGCGAGTTCGACCGTGTCACCTACCGCTTTTTTAAACTTCAAGGCAAAACTTTCGGTAACGATGATTTCATCTTTGCCCACCGCATCAATCATTCGTTCGCGCCCGTTTGCAGGCGATTTGAAAAGCAACCGCCCATGTCGCGCAAAGATGGAAAAATCGCTTGAACCCAGTGAAATCAGATTGCCCTGATAGGTTAAAGATTGCGAAGCGTAAGCATGCACTGCATCAACCGCCGCGTCTGCCTTTATCATTGCCAACGCCTGGTCATTGATTTCGCTGTCAACGGTTGTTGAACTGCGTATGATGGGGCGCGCGAAAATATCCGCGACCAGCGATTGGTCAACCCAGTAGGTGACGGTTTCGCGGAAACTGCCAATCATAATCGAAATCGCCACCATCATCGCGAGACTTACGGACAAAGCGGCTACGGAAATCGAGACCCGCGGAATTGCCCCGCGCAGGTTGGCGCTTGCAAGTTTGGCTTCGACGGCAAACCTGCGAAAAAGTTTGCCAATCCCTCGTCCGAGGAATTTGCAGGCAGCCAGCAAAGTTTGCGGCACCAGGAATGCGCCGCCAAACATTAATGAGACGGCTGCCAGATAACCGAAAAGCGGCAACCCATTCACGGCATCCAAACGACTGAATACAAAACCTGCGATGAATAAAATTGCCGCGATAATCAAGGTTTTGGGCGAAGGATTGAAACTTGCTGCCAGGCGTTTTGCGCCGCGCAGGGCTTCAACGACGCGCACCCGCGAGGCTTCCATTGCAGGCATCAATGCTGCAACCAGCGCGAGGGCTAAAGCGATAACGAACGCCAACAGCGCGTCCATCCAGGTCAAACTGTTGTGCGCCGCGGATTCGGTTGCCGCCGATGCGATATAAAAGGTGTCAACCGTAGTGGCAGTCGCGCGCACCGCAAAATTCGCCATTAACCTGCCGATGCCAAGACCGATAATGGTTCCAACGATGGCAAGCAAAATGGCTTCACCGAGAAAGAGCGCAAGAATCGCGCGGCGAGAGGCGCCGATGGCGCGCAGCGTGCCAATCTCTTCGCGGCGCGCGAGTACCGAAATCGCAATCGTGTTGTAGATTAAAAACAATCCAACAAACAGCGCGATTGAACCAAGCGCATTCAAATTGAAATGAAATGCGGCAATCATTTTTTCAATCTGATTGTAGGTTGCGGACGGTCGCGTGACCTGCAAACCTTGTGGCAAACGACCGGCAATTGCCGATTCCGCCTGTTCAATCGTTATCTTGTTTTTCAATTTCACGTCAACGCGGTCAAGATAGCCCAGGCGATTAAATGCGAGTTGTGCGGCGGCAATATCCATCAAAATGAAATTGCCATCCAACGTCTTCGCGGGACCTTCATCGCGCAGCATGCCGCGAATCACAAACTCGCGCTGCGTATCACCGATGGTAAGCCGGAGTTTGTCGGCGATTTTTAAATGATGTTTTCGGGCAAATTTTTCGGTGATGATGATGGATTGCGCGTCTGTGAGTAAAAACAGAAAATCGCGGGTGGTAATCTCTGTTTCATTCGCGCCGATGTCGAGTAATTGATAACGCCTGAGCGAACGATCACGCAAAATATCTACGCCAAGAATATGCACAAATTCGGAGAAGTCAGGAGTCCGGAGTCTGGCGTCTGGAGTCGCGATGCCGGAAGTTGAGGACTGAGTTTCTGTTGTTGGAATGGATGATGCCTCAGCAGTGATGAGCGGGTTGTTACTATTCTGACTTCTGACTTCTGACTTCTGACTTCCTGTTTGTGACTCCAGACTCCTGACTCCTGACTCGTGACTTCCTGTTTCTGAATCCTGAATCCTTGTCGAAGCGAGCGCGTAACCTTCGATGACCGGGCTGATGTCGCCGTACTGGCGCAGCCAGTCGAGTTCGTTCAATTGGGTTTCATCGAACCTGCCGGCGGTGCCGCTGATTTGAATGGAAGTTTCTCCGGCGATGGACTGAGTAGCGGTTTTGAATGAATCAAGCGCGCTCATATTCGCAAGCCGAATGGCGATCATCACGCCAACACCCAGGCTGATGCCGAGCGCCGTAAAACTCGAACGCAATTTTTCACGCGCGAGGGCGCGAATGATGAACCGCTTAAACAGGCTGAAGTAGACTTTCATAATCGGTAGCCGGTAGCCAGTAGTCGGTAGCCAGTGGTCGGTAGCCGGTGGTCGGTTTTAATCAATCGAAAATTCTTTCTATGATGGGATTCATAAATTTCACTTTCGCTGACTGCCAGTTTCTGATGACCGGCTACCGGCTACCGATTACCGACCACCGATTCAATCAATCCATCGCGCAGGCGAATTACCCGTTTAGCAAAGCGCGCGGCTTCTTCCGAATGCGTTGCCAGAATAAAAGTTACCTTGAGGTCGCGATTGATTTCCGCGAGCAATTGCATGACCTGTTCGCTGTTTTTGCTGTCGAGGTTGCCGGTCGGTTCATCTGCCAGAACAATTTGGGGATTGGCAATCAGGGCGCGGGCAATTGCCGCGCGCTGCATCTCGCCACCCGATAATTCTGCGGGATAATGCGTAGCGCGCTGCGCCATACCGACACGGGTGAGCAATTCTTGAGCGCGCCGGTTGGCGTCGCCTTCGTTTGCGCCATCGAGCATCAATGGCAAGGCGATGTTTTCCAGGACGGTCAAGGTCGGTAACAGATTGAAGAATTGAAAGACAAAGCCGATTTTTTTGCGGCGAATGGCGGTCATCGCTTCTTCGTTTAATGAATCGAGTTGGATGCCATCAAGCGACACGGTGCCGCGAGTCGGGCGGTCGATGCCGCCGAGTATGTGCAGCAAGGTCGATTTACCGCAACCCGATGGTCCCATCAAGGCGATAAAATCGCCGACTTCGGCTGTGAGACTCACGCCTTTCAGCGCCGCTACTCCACCGCGCGCCCCTTCATATATTTTTTCTATATTCGAGACCGTTAAAATAACCAAGTCGATTCTCACCTGCTTTGAATTAAAAACGAAGTATTACGTCCGTTACGACAACAGGCAAGGCAAGGTGAGAAACCAGGCTGAATGGTTTGTTTTAGCAATGAGATTGATTGCCCATCGATGTGCATACACCGGGCGCGACAAGGATGTCCCGGTGATCTGAAAAGACTATCGTAAATGCGCGATTTGTAGTTGAATCGGCTGGTGAAATGCAATGGATATTCACGAGAAAGTTTTTCCGGTATTTAGGTTTTACATCTCGGCGGCGTCAGATTAAAATAGCCGCCGCTTCAGAAATCACCTCAAGGCAGAAACCACCATGGAACATGCAACGCCAAAGACACTGATTGAATTGTTGAAACAGGCGACCAAAGCGCAATCGAAAAAAGCGGTTCTTCGTTACAAACAGGATAAAAAATGGATTGGCATAACCGGCGAAGAGATGTTCGAGCGGGTTCGCGATCTGGCGCTTGGTCTTTATGACCTCGGCATTCGCAAATGGGATAGAGTGGCGGTGCTTGCCGAAAGCGGCCCGATGTGGACGATGAGCGATTATGCGATTTTATCAACCGGCGCGATTAATGTGCCGATTTACCCGACCCAACCGGTTCATCAAGTCGAATACATCCTCCGCGAATCGCAACCCAAATTGATGTTCATCTCGAACTTGAAACAGATGAAGCGCGTCGCTGCAGCCTTAAAGAAATTTCCTGACCTGCGCATTGTGCCGTTTCAACCCATAGATGATGGCGAACACATCATTCCGGTTGAAAGCGTCGAAGCCGCTGGCGCAAAACTCCGACAAGAAAAGCCCGGACTGTTTGATGCCATTTCAACTGACGTGCAGGGCAAAGACCTGGCTTCGATTATTTATACTTCGGGAACCACAGGTGAACCCAAAGGCGCATTGCTTACGCACACCAACATCGTTTTCAATGCGATTACCGCAGGAAAATTATTTAACCTGAAAAACGATGATGTGATGCTGTCATTTTTACCGCTTTCGCATATTTTTGAGCGCACGGTTTTGTACCTGTGTTTGTATTATGGGGTACAGATAAATTATGCAGGGGGGATTGAAACGGTGGCGAATGACATCAAAGAAGTGCGACCGACGTTGATGTCAACGGTGCCGCGATTGATGGAAAAAATCTTTGCGCGAATGCAAAAGACGGCAGCCGATGCCGGTGGTTTCAAAAAGAAAACCTTTGACTGGGCGATGGCAATCGCCAAAGATTCTGCGCCCTACCTGGCTGAAAATAAATCGCTGCCACTCACGCTTTCATTAAAACGCAAAATCGCGGATAAACTGGTCTTCAAAAAATTGCGCGATGCGCTTGGTGGACGCATGCATCAACTGGTGTCGGGCGGTGCGGCATTGCCGCCGGACATCGCGCAGGTCTTTATCGGCGCGGGGGTTCCGGTTTTACAGGGCTATGGACTCACGGAAACCTCGCCGGTCATTGCGGTCAATTCGCTCAAGCATAATCGCATCGGTTCGGTCGGGCATCCGTTGCCGAATGTTGAAGTGAAGATTGCCGAAGATGGCGAAATCCTGACGCGCGGCGACCTGGTGTTTCAAGGCTATTTCAACAAACCCGAAGAGAGCGCCGCCGTTTTCACTGAAGGCGCGGAGAGCCAACGCTGGTTTAAAACCGGCGACATCGGCAAACTCGATAAAGACGGATTTCTTTACATCACCGACCGCAAAAAGGATTTGATTAAAACTTCGGCGGGCAAATACGTCGCGCCGCAAATGATTGAAGGACTGTTTGCGCAAAGCGAATATATCGAACAATCAATCGTGATTGGCGACAAACGCAAATATGTTGCAGCGTTGATTGTCCCTGAATTTGAACGCCTGAAAGATTGGGCGAAAGAGCAGGGCATTGATACCAAAAACAAAGAAACGTTGATTGAAGACAAGCGCATCGTTGATTTAGTGAAGCAGGAAGTCAACCGTTTAACCAGAGGACTCGCGGATTACGAAAAGGTCAAACGCATCGCGCTACTTGCCAAAGAGTTCACCATTGATGGCGGCGAATTGACGGCGACTTTAAAAGTGCGCCGCCGCTTTGTCGAAGATAAATATCAACATGTTATCGAAACGCTCTACCCGACGGGCAGTGAATAAATCTGCCTGGAAGGATAAAGGGCTTTTGTCCTGTCCAACTAATCAAGGTTGATTCCGGGTTATGCCGGTTCCAACTTTGACCTGTGCTTTTCGCCACCAACCTTTTGTGGCAGACAATCCGGGCTGTCCCCGCAATTGCTCAATAGTTCTTGCCATCTGGACTGTCAATATTGCCTGCCAGGTTCCGCGCACCGGACAGCTTGATAAAGCTAAGGCGTGGCAATAACCATGGGAAAATCTCTTTCCAAACCTTCTTGAACGGTTATCAGTGATGAAGCAAGCAGCGGCGCTTTCTTTTTCAGGTAGGTGATTGCCGTATCAGATGAACGGAGCGCAGCGAGCAACAGGTTCATATGGGAATCTAATGCCCATATAGTAGATTTCTCCTTGTTCTTTCCGACGGCTCTGTCAATAAACCCCTGGGGTTTGGCGCGTTTCAAAACGATTTTCTGATAGTGGGCAATCAGGATAGACGTATCGCGTGCAGGTCTGCCGGTCACTGTGATGGGACCTTTGATGGGCTTACTTTTCTTTAATCTGTTGTCGTTCGTATAAACGAACTCAAGCATCAATTGGACGGTTAAAAGGTCGTCCCAATCGCCGCTCTTACCGACTCGATGGGTTACATTGACGAAACGGTCGCCGCTGTTATCTTGGTCAACAAATGCCATACTAAATCTCCTTCTGGGTTATTAGTGCAACCCACTTGGTAAATTTTTATTGAATCGCTCAAAGTCATAGCCGCTAGTTATTTCTCCATCGGGCGAGATGGCACTCGCCTGATTACTTAACAAAGCCTCACCAACTGTTGGTTTATGGCTCAGCTATTGCGCCACCAACGCGCATAGACTAGGAAATTTTTTCAGGCAATGTAACTGGGTATTTACACAGGTCGGTTAAACTAACTTATTGCGAAGCGCCTTAGCGACGGCTTCGGTTTTCGAGTGGACTTGCAGTTTGCTGTAGATGTTTTGCAGATGAAAAGAGACGGTGCTGACGCTGATGTTAAGTTTTGCGGCAGCCGTTTTATAACTGTGACCTTCAATGATGAGTTTTAATAATTCGCTCTCTTGCGGGGTCAATTGATGCGAAGCTTTTTCAGGAGGCCGGAATTCGCGAAACAGTTTGACGACGCGCCGCGCAATATCGGGTGACATCGGCGCGCCACCCGATGCCACTTCTTTCAAACTTTCCAGCAAGCGTGCCGGTGGCGTATTTTTTAACAAATAACCCGAAGCCCCCGCGCAAAGCGCATCGAATACCTTTTCGTCATTGTCATAAACCGTAAGCGCCACGATGGGCAAATCGGCAAAGCGATTTTTCAAAATGCGAATGCCTTCAATGCCGCTCATACCCGGAAGTCCTATATCGGTTAGCACCACATCGGGCGGACTGTTTTTAATCGACCGCAAAGCCTCTTCCATGGTGCGAAAGGACGCCGTACAACGAAGTCCCGGCGAGCCGTTGATTAACATTGCCAAGCCTTCGCGCACA
This genomic window from Acidobacteriota bacterium contains:
- a CDS encoding alpha/beta fold hydrolase — encoded protein: MKVKLSDTESVTAVTYKANRRNQFGITLLLGHGAGADQNSEFMVTFAKGLAARGVDTVTFNFLYTEMGRKAPDRPDKLEACYRAVIDAVLKKSTGNRLFIGGKSMGGRIASQVAAQSIEPVSGLIFLGYPLHPPGKPEQLRAAHLPNIGKPLLFVQGERDAFGTPAELAPVLKKLKPAATVFPIPKGDHSFGVPKKNPIPQAEIYSMAMDEIVGWLISV
- a CDS encoding tetratricopeptide repeat protein; translation: MEIFGFIKGRKEKKLLQEAIELGDRLFEKDEYEGAIQQFTQAAKLAPDDPYAFQKLGKLYTSINNYQQAIEAYRKVLSLRPDDHASHKGLGEIYLQTGRYQEAIGAYKRAVAIQNGDGRLYHDMGVAYEHLEHAEEAIAAYEKSQVYGIPSPQIQFQIGTLYYRLERLENALQSFQEAVNIHPDFAEAYYKMGIIYSKMQETEKAIEAYEDAIERNPDYSEAYYNLGVIYHRQGHFEEAITLYRQAIRANANFTDAHYNLAIAYTNLLFHEDAVRSYKEAIRIDPDFADAYLQLGVTYRKLRRYKDAIESCKQAIRINPEFRDAHYKLGQIHLLVGDHAAALNEYKMLQNLNSPLAEKLFNEIYR
- a CDS encoding lipocalin-like domain-containing protein — its product is MMKKLLTILGVPVLCVAGFAVAQIGSSRLAKFTRPLPQAVLTNYPAASTDRADKLPTSERASFNADGWREASSNYNYSFPRDHASHSDYKIEWWYYTGNLESKTGRRFGYQLTFFRSGVVMQTANPSRWAVRDLYMTHFCISDIENQKFYSFERLNRAGVGWAGADTNSYRVWNEDWQARLDGNTHVLDAERENYKLALQLTPEKTEIIHGENAISQKGAQVGNASHYVSLTRMRTTGTITVDGETFDLTGLSWMDHEFGTSFLEENQIGWDWFSIQLDDRRELMLFQIRRKDGSIDQHSSGTLIDADGRATRIAFGEFTLKPTGTNWSSQVSQATYPTEWLIEIPKLELRLTVRAAFGNQELQTTESTGVTYWEGSVSIEGTSRAQVVGGRGYLEMTGYAGQNMGAIFQ
- a CDS encoding FtsX-like permease family protein, coding for MKVYFSLFKRFIIRALAREKLRSSFTALGISLGVGVMIAIRLANMSALDSFKTATQSIAGETSIQISGTAGRFDETQLNELDWLRQYGDISPVIEGYALASTRIQDSETGSHESGVRSLESQTGSQKSEVRSQNSNNPLITAEASSIPTTETQSSTSGIATPDARLRTPDFSEFVHILGVDILRDRSLRRYQLLDIGANETEITTRDFLFLLTDAQSIIITEKFARKHHLKIADKLRLTIGDTQREFVIRGMLRDEGPAKTLDGNFILMDIAAAQLAFNRLGYLDRVDVKLKNKITIEQAESAIAGRLPQGLQVTRPSATYNQIEKMIAAFHFNLNALGSIALFVGLFLIYNTIAISVLARREEIGTLRAIGASRRAILALFLGEAILLAIVGTIIGLGIGRLMANFAVRATATTVDTFYIASAATESAAHNSLTWMDALLAFVIALALALVAALMPAMEASRVRVVEALRGAKRLAASFNPSPKTLIIAAILFIAGFVFSRLDAVNGLPLFGYLAAVSLMFGGAFLVPQTLLAACKFLGRGIGKLFRRFAVEAKLASANLRGAIPRVSISVAALSVSLAMMVAISIMIGSFRETVTYWVDQSLVADIFARPIIRSSTTVDSEINDQALAMIKADAAVDAVHAYASQSLTYQGNLISLGSSDFSIFARHGRLLFKSPANGRERMIDAVGKDEIIVTESFALKFKKAVGDTVELATNQGTQQFKIIGIYFDYSSNRGTIAMDKQTHDKYFTPVRPVSLSIYLKPGEDTEAARDRLAQTVGLRFQLIITTNATIRNEVMRIFNSTFAITYALELIAIVVAGLGVISTLITLILERRAELAMLTFLGSSRSQIRRMIVIEALLIGVVSEAIGAIIGTLMSLVLIYVINVQSFGWTIQFSFPLLFLLQSAVAILLVTAIAGLYPAARASRVEVLNYE
- a CDS encoding ABC transporter ATP-binding protein; this translates as MVILTVSNIEKIYEGARGGVAALKGVSLTAEVGDFIALMGPSGCGKSTLLHILGGIDRPTRGTVSLDGIQLDSLNEEAMTAIRRKKIGFVFQFFNLLPTLTVLENIALPLMLDGANEGDANRRAQELLTRVGMAQRATHYPAELSGGEMQRAAIARALIANPQIVLADEPTGNLDSKNSEQVMQLLAEINRDLKVTFILATHSEEAARFAKRVIRLRDGLIESVVGNR
- a CDS encoding long-chain fatty acid--CoA ligase, whose translation is MEHATPKTLIELLKQATKAQSKKAVLRYKQDKKWIGITGEEMFERVRDLALGLYDLGIRKWDRVAVLAESGPMWTMSDYAILSTGAINVPIYPTQPVHQVEYILRESQPKLMFISNLKQMKRVAAALKKFPDLRIVPFQPIDDGEHIIPVESVEAAGAKLRQEKPGLFDAISTDVQGKDLASIIYTSGTTGEPKGALLTHTNIVFNAITAGKLFNLKNDDVMLSFLPLSHIFERTVLYLCLYYGVQINYAGGIETVANDIKEVRPTLMSTVPRLMEKIFARMQKTAADAGGFKKKTFDWAMAIAKDSAPYLAENKSLPLTLSLKRKIADKLVFKKLRDALGGRMHQLVSGGAALPPDIAQVFIGAGVPVLQGYGLTETSPVIAVNSLKHNRIGSVGHPLPNVEVKIAEDGEILTRGDLVFQGYFNKPEESAAVFTEGAESQRWFKTGDIGKLDKDGFLYITDRKKDLIKTSAGKYVAPQMIEGLFAQSEYIEQSIVIGDKRKYVAALIVPEFERLKDWAKEQGIDTKNKETLIEDKRIVDLVKQEVNRLTRGLADYEKVKRIALLAKEFTIDGGELTATLKVRRRFVEDKYQHVIETLYPTGSE
- a CDS encoding response regulator transcription factor; the encoded protein is MPSESDINVILIEDLRDVREGLAMLINGSPGLRCTASFRTMEEALRSIKNSPPDVVLTDIGLPGMSGIEGIRILKNRFADLPIVALTVYDNDEKVFDALCAGASGYLLKNTPPARLLESLKEVASGGAPMSPDIARRVVKLFREFRPPEKASHQLTPQESELLKLIIEGHSYKTAAAKLNISVSTVSFHLQNIYSKLQVHSKTEAVAKALRNKLV